From one Candidatus Zixiibacteriota bacterium genomic stretch:
- a CDS encoding BatD family protein, translating to MRADLLRYIGLAAAVLTVLFTGAGVSAQDISVSVALDRDSIGLDEQAVLQVEVSGSVQNLPDPQMPTLSMFEIYSQGRSSSISIVNGQVSSSVTYRYVMIPTKAGTFPIDRIAVVYQNKRYKGNPVELTVLDKGVATSPQLSEQAQDTSGTTKDYFLEAVVDNRNPYVNQQVTLTLKFYIAVQYYGSPELTEPTTTGFWTEVLGNKAPYYQRINGRNYRVIERKYALFPTQTGELTIGRAMITTTVPSKSRAHRDPFDVFGDVFGRGEEVVLRSKPIIIDVKPLPTLGRPDDFSGTIGDFSITATASKSEVEVNQPVSVTIKISGTGNIKSVAQPEIGELIDFRVRHASSSENISKVNDRIGGTKIYEEVFIPNRPGDLEIPPISFNYFDPQLGKYESLSTRPIRLKVTKPEGYVASPEVPYAPPGHTIGSEARDIRFIKTDIGDLSSTGKMVIATPVFVVVNGLPVLAFLGILVWRIRREKMAGDIGYARSRAASKAARKRLAKARSLAQTDTVGQFYAEIYTALISYVADKLNISPHGLTSEKVSQLLSDRGAGEELIGQFVEIMGKCDFARYAPSSITDQDIQATLSQAEAVMVALGGVRFER from the coding sequence ATGAGAGCGGATCTGTTGAGATATATAGGATTGGCCGCCGCGGTGTTGACGGTACTCTTCACCGGCGCCGGTGTATCGGCTCAGGATATATCGGTCAGTGTTGCGCTGGACCGTGATAGTATCGGTCTGGATGAGCAGGCGGTTCTTCAGGTGGAGGTTTCGGGTAGCGTGCAGAATCTCCCGGATCCTCAGATGCCGACACTGTCGATGTTTGAGATTTATTCTCAGGGACGTTCGAGCAGTATTTCAATCGTTAATGGGCAGGTGAGTTCATCGGTTACGTATCGGTACGTGATGATTCCCACGAAGGCCGGGACTTTTCCGATAGATCGAATAGCAGTGGTGTATCAGAACAAACGATACAAAGGCAATCCGGTAGAGTTGACTGTTCTGGATAAGGGAGTAGCTACTTCTCCTCAGCTCAGCGAACAGGCCCAGGACACCAGCGGCACGACGAAGGATTATTTCCTTGAGGCGGTGGTAGACAATCGCAACCCGTATGTCAACCAGCAGGTGACTCTCACGCTAAAGTTCTATATCGCCGTTCAATACTACGGCAGCCCGGAGTTGACAGAGCCTACGACGACCGGTTTCTGGACCGAGGTGCTCGGTAACAAGGCGCCTTACTATCAGAGAATAAATGGGCGCAACTATCGGGTGATTGAGCGCAAGTACGCCCTGTTTCCCACTCAGACGGGGGAGTTGACGATAGGCAGGGCGATGATAACGACCACGGTTCCATCGAAGAGCCGCGCCCACAGGGATCCATTCGATGTATTCGGTGATGTGTTCGGTCGCGGGGAAGAGGTGGTGCTGCGGAGCAAGCCGATAATCATTGATGTTAAGCCGCTGCCGACTCTCGGGCGTCCCGATGATTTTAGCGGGACGATCGGTGATTTCAGTATTACCGCCACGGCGAGCAAGTCGGAGGTTGAAGTAAATCAGCCGGTGTCGGTTACGATCAAGATCAGCGGGACGGGGAATATAAAATCGGTGGCGCAGCCTGAAATTGGTGAGCTAATCGATTTCCGGGTGAGGCATGCTTCGAGCAGCGAGAACATATCCAAGGTCAATGACAGAATTGGCGGCACAAAAATTTACGAAGAGGTTTTTATTCCTAATCGACCCGGGGATCTTGAAATACCGCCGATATCGTTCAACTATTTCGATCCACAGCTCGGCAAGTATGAGTCTCTATCTACGAGACCGATCAGGCTGAAGGTGACCAAGCCCGAAGGTTACGTAGCATCGCCGGAGGTGCCCTATGCGCCGCCCGGTCACACTATCGGCAGCGAGGCGCGGGATATTCGTTTTATCAAGACTGATATCGGGGATTTGAGTTCGACGGGGAAGATGGTGATTGCCACGCCGGTCTTCGTAGTGGTCAACGGTTTGCCTGTTCTGGCATTCCTTGGGATCCTCGTCTGGCGAATTCGTCGCGAAAAGATGGCCGGGGATATCGGTTATGCCAGGTCCCGGGCGGCCTCGAAAGCGGCCCGCAAGCGTCTGGCGAAAGCACGGTCTCTGGCACAAACTGACACGGTGGGACAATTCTATGCCGAGATATACACGGCGCTGATATCGTACGTGGCTGACAAGCTGAATATTTCACCACATGGTTTGACCAGTGAGAAAGTCAGTCAGTTGTTATCTGACCGGGGCGCTGGTGAAGAGTTGATAGGGCAATTCGTAGAAATCATGGGGAAGTGTGATTTTGCCAGATACGCGCCATCTTCGATAACAGACCAGGATATTCAGGCCACACTCAGCCAGGCCGAGGCGGTTATGGTAGCGCTTGGGGGGGTGCGTTTTGAGCGGTAA
- a CDS encoding VWA domain-containing protein, with protein sequence MILEFAGLSLSVFDVIDTTIPAIAIFIIGGLVVAAMVYHHFRRKRFKSATIKYSDVRIVKRAARSSRQRYRFLLSVFRVLAVILFVIAFARPRSGTEYQEITSEGVDIMMALDVSSSMQAEDFKPNNRLYVAKEEMKKFINRRVNDRIGLVVFARYSFTQCPLTTDYGVLLNFVDQVDFGLVEDGTAIGMAIANAVNRLRESESKSKIIVLLTDGDNNAGEIDPLTAANLAEAMGIKIYTIGAGKPGNAMYPYQDPVFGKRYIYQPTKIDEKTLKEIADRTGGKYFRARSGEELEEIYGIIDNMEKTEVKVAAHIQYKELFHYFAYAGLILLVLEMILANTFFRKLP encoded by the coding sequence ATGATTCTGGAGTTTGCCGGTCTGAGCCTCAGTGTCTTTGATGTGATAGACACGACCATCCCGGCTATCGCCATATTTATCATCGGCGGTTTAGTAGTCGCGGCCATGGTTTACCACCATTTCAGACGGAAGCGGTTCAAGTCGGCGACGATAAAGTATTCGGACGTGAGGATTGTAAAGAGGGCGGCACGGTCGAGTCGTCAACGGTACCGGTTTCTTTTGAGTGTTTTTCGTGTTCTGGCGGTGATTTTGTTCGTGATCGCCTTCGCTCGTCCGCGATCGGGAACGGAGTACCAGGAGATAACTTCGGAGGGCGTGGATATCATGATGGCGCTCGACGTGTCTTCATCGATGCAGGCCGAGGATTTCAAGCCCAATAATCGATTGTATGTGGCCAAAGAGGAGATGAAGAAATTCATCAACCGTCGCGTGAATGACCGTATTGGTCTGGTTGTGTTTGCTCGTTATTCGTTTACGCAGTGTCCGTTAACGACTGATTACGGGGTGCTGTTGAATTTCGTCGATCAGGTTGATTTCGGTTTGGTTGAGGACGGTACGGCGATAGGCATGGCAATCGCGAACGCGGTGAACCGTTTGAGGGAATCGGAGTCGAAGTCGAAGATTATCGTTCTGCTTACCGATGGTGACAACAACGCCGGGGAGATTGATCCGCTTACGGCGGCCAATCTGGCCGAGGCCATGGGTATAAAGATATATACGATTGGAGCGGGTAAGCCGGGCAATGCCATGTATCCTTATCAGGATCCGGTATTCGGAAAGAGATATATCTACCAGCCGACGAAAATCGATGAAAAGACGTTGAAAGAGATTGCCGACAGGACGGGGGGGAAGTACTTCCGGGCCAGGTCGGGTGAGGAGCTGGAGGAAATTTACGGGATTATCGATAACATGGAAAAAACCGAGGTCAAGGTTGCGGCGCATATACAATACAAAGAGTTGTTCCATTACTTTGCCTACGCCGGACTGATACTTCTGGTCCTCGAGATGATTCTGGCCAATACGTTTTTCAGGAAGCTGCCATAG
- a CDS encoding VWA domain-containing protein codes for MRFAEPINFLLIGVVILIAVFVFWAIARKKRLLRQFGDLPLIMKNAPYISFARQRTKALLLLVGLVFVSLALARLQFGTHLEVLKREGIDIVVALDVSNSMLARDMKPDRLTKAKQEINGIIERLKGDRVGLVAFAGQAFVQCPLTLDYSAARFLLGAMDQTSVSLQGTSLTTAIETSAKMFDQQQRKHKVLLLLTDGEDHEPGAIQAAENARKEGIKIYTVGIGGAAGEPIPVIDRNGKQVGFKKDENGEVVVTKLDEDILRKISLATGGDYYHATAGEMELDRIFDEIYKMEKKELEGTLVTRYDDRFQWPLLIALFFIVGEFFFSERKKVKRNSVDA; via the coding sequence ATGCGATTCGCGGAGCCGATAAATTTTCTTTTGATAGGCGTGGTGATACTCATCGCAGTATTCGTATTCTGGGCGATCGCGCGCAAGAAAAGGCTGCTTCGGCAGTTTGGTGACCTTCCTCTGATAATGAAGAACGCTCCATACATATCATTTGCCCGTCAGCGGACAAAGGCGTTATTGCTTCTGGTGGGGTTGGTGTTTGTGTCGCTGGCTCTGGCGCGCCTGCAGTTCGGTACGCATCTGGAGGTATTAAAGCGCGAGGGTATCGACATCGTGGTGGCCCTTGATGTATCGAACTCCATGCTCGCCCGCGATATGAAGCCAGACCGCTTGACCAAGGCCAAACAGGAGATAAACGGCATTATAGAGAGGCTCAAGGGGGATCGTGTCGGGTTGGTGGCTTTTGCCGGGCAGGCTTTTGTGCAGTGCCCGTTGACGCTGGATTATTCGGCGGCGCGTTTTCTTCTGGGGGCAATGGACCAGACATCGGTATCCCTTCAGGGGACATCGTTGACAACCGCGATAGAAACCTCGGCGAAGATGTTTGACCAGCAGCAGCGCAAGCACAAGGTTCTTTTGCTGTTGACCGATGGTGAGGATCATGAGCCGGGAGCGATACAGGCCGCGGAAAATGCCCGCAAAGAGGGTATAAAGATATACACCGTAGGAATTGGCGGCGCCGCGGGGGAACCTATACCGGTGATTGACCGTAATGGTAAACAGGTCGGGTTCAAAAAGGATGAAAACGGCGAAGTGGTCGTGACAAAGCTCGATGAGGATATCCTCAGGAAGATCTCGCTGGCGACCGGCGGCGATTACTACCATGCCACGGCCGGTGAGATGGAGCTTGACCGCATCTTTGATGAGATATATAAGATGGAAAAGAAGGAACTCGAGGGTACGCTGGTGACCCGGTATGACGACCGTTTTCAGTGGCCGCTTTTAATTGCCTTGTTTTTTATTGTCGGGGAGTTTTTCTTTTCCGAGCGTAAGAAAGTGAAAAGGAATTCGGTTGATGCTTAG
- a CDS encoding tetratricopeptide repeat protein, with protein MSGKRLILCALILFGMAGQVIGAGDIDDEFKMASGFYEKKDYQSAIRLYESILSQGKESDAIYFNLGNAYFKTGDLGHAILNYLKAKRLNPGDEDIRHNLEFARRYSRVQMEGVELNPVNSFFSSLVDNYGFGTLVWLSSAFFVLLMLVLIVRYGIGINSLLVRVAIAVLLIFLMVSAGLTSFKYREDYATSRAVIVAEESPVYTGPSEQSGIELEGAPGLIVEILDESGGYYDVLFENKRRGWIQKELVAVL; from the coding sequence TTGAGCGGTAAAAGGCTTATTCTTTGCGCCCTGATTCTATTCGGTATGGCCGGTCAGGTGATTGGGGCCGGGGATATCGATGATGAGTTCAAGATGGCCAGCGGCTTTTATGAGAAGAAGGATTACCAGAGCGCTATCCGCTTATATGAAAGTATTCTCAGTCAGGGTAAGGAGTCGGACGCGATCTATTTTAATCTTGGCAATGCCTATTTTAAGACTGGTGACCTTGGACACGCCATATTGAATTACCTCAAGGCGAAACGCCTGAATCCCGGCGATGAGGATATAAGACATAACCTTGAGTTCGCCCGGCGGTATTCGAGAGTCCAGATGGAGGGAGTGGAGTTGAACCCCGTTAACTCATTTTTCAGTTCGCTGGTTGACAATTACGGGTTTGGGACACTGGTCTGGCTATCATCGGCGTTCTTTGTTTTGTTAATGCTGGTTTTGATAGTCCGGTACGGTATAGGAATTAACAGCTTGTTGGTGCGGGTTGCCATCGCTGTGCTTCTGATTTTTCTGATGGTGTCGGCCGGTCTGACCAGCTTCAAGTACCGTGAGGATTATGCTACTTCCCGGGCCGTAATTGTCGCCGAGGAAAGCCCGGTTTATACGGGTCCATCGGAGCAGTCCGGTATTGAACTTGAGGGCGCTCCGGGATTGATTGTCGAGATACTCGATGAGAGTGGCGGGTATTATGACGTGCTGTTCGAGAACAAGCGGCGCGGATGGATCCAAAAAGAATTAGTTGCTGTATTGTAA
- a CDS encoding tetratricopeptide repeat protein: MLRAVLILALLLPPAGVFAADYVDLVKQGNEAYRKQDYKQALEYYHSAETDLPESPQLEYNIAGALYQQGNYEETVERYTRALNASDSALEEQAHYNLGNTYFRMADYEKAISAYQEALTLNPEDVDAKFNLELARKRLKEQIKPEQQQQQDEQQQQKQQDQQQQQDQQNQDEQQQQQDQQQQDQQESKPEEQQQKQDSQQDTEMSREDAERILNALRDDEQDLQKKIKREDSARDYQGKDW; encoded by the coding sequence ATGCTTAGAGCGGTACTGATATTGGCTTTGCTGTTGCCCCCGGCGGGTGTTTTCGCGGCGGATTATGTCGATCTGGTTAAGCAGGGCAACGAAGCATATAGAAAGCAGGATTACAAACAGGCGCTTGAGTATTACCACAGCGCGGAAACGGATTTGCCGGAGTCGCCGCAGTTGGAATACAATATCGCCGGCGCTTTGTATCAGCAGGGCAACTACGAGGAAACCGTTGAGCGTTACACCAGGGCCCTTAACGCCAGCGATTCGGCGCTGGAAGAGCAGGCTCATTATAATCTGGGTAATACCTATTTTCGCATGGCAGATTACGAAAAGGCCATTTCGGCATACCAGGAAGCGCTCACTCTGAACCCTGAGGATGTTGACGCGAAGTTCAATCTTGAGCTGGCGCGAAAGCGCCTGAAAGAGCAGATTAAGCCCGAGCAGCAGCAACAACAGGACGAGCAGCAACAACAGAAGCAGCAGGACCAGCAGCAACAGCAAGATCAGCAAAACCAGGATGAGCAGCAACAGCAGCAGGATCAACAGCAGCAGGATCAGCAGGAAAGCAAACCTGAAGAGCAACAGCAAAAGCAGGATTCCCAGCAGGACACGGAGATGTCGCGCGAGGATGCGGAGCGAATATTGAACGCTCTGCGCGATGACGAACAGGACCTTCAAAAGAAGATCAAGCGGGAAGATAGTGCCCGGGATTACCAGGGTAAGGACTGGTAG